The following are encoded together in the Zingiber officinale cultivar Zhangliang chromosome 8A, Zo_v1.1, whole genome shotgun sequence genome:
- the LOC122009826 gene encoding uncharacterized protein LOC122009826, with amino-acid sequence MERLPGELLLRIFHPLDHRSLAAARQVCRKWKAVASDDALWSNLFKERWGGDRATTSYAPNDSKSWKDVYIVQDRCHRFGVGTKIIREGSDYYLIHQGEIRRFLGTSQPIAGVEGRAARRDDEERASAISDRILFFLGDLETVCTAAKRVRM; translated from the exons ATGGAGAGATTGCCGGGGGAGTTGCTGCTTCGGATCTTCCACCCCTTGGACCATCGCTCGCTCGCCGCCGCTCGTCAAG TTTGCAGGAAGTGGAAGGCCGTGGCATCTGACGATGCACTCTGGTCAAACCTATTCAAGGAGAGATGGGGAGGAGATCGAGCGACAACATCCTATGCCCCGAATGATTCAAAATCCTGGAAAGATGTTTACATTGTGCAAGACCGATGCCACCGTTTTGGAGT TGGCACGAAGATCATCAGAGAAGGAAGTGATTACTACCTCATCCATCAAGGGGAAATTCGAAGGTTTCTAGGCACAAGTCAGCCAATAGCTGGAGTTGAAGGCAGAGCAGCGCGTCGAGATGATGAAGAACGTGCATCAGCGATCTCCGATAggattctcttcttccttggggACCTTGAGACGGTCTGCACGGCTGCCAAGCGTGTGCGGATGTAA